A single genomic interval of Nonomuraea rubra harbors:
- a CDS encoding helix-turn-helix domain-containing protein, translating into MRISDLLAIDDLRLRLLAGDPAREFGTVHITDLPEPGRYLSGGELVLTGLMWWHAPEDSARFVAALAEAGVAALGAGEAWLGHVPDDLVAACEQAGLPLLKVPVEVSFRTLAETAGHRLAGDVRDALGRHRRLVAAIAEGADLRELFELTAAELGVTGAVVSASGEVIVGAAGDPVRLAKAYLTAPRLPVRVGEHTIFAVGRGHRAAGWALACDGDLMDRADLGYELAACVGLERSRMEEGRRVERRLTEQLVVAALDEAGVAELDARLRTCGVGAAEPYTIVNVTAPRPGATRGPDPATLGGQAVEELLGREVVAAAGADGAVAVVPLRERTTAELADRLRAGAGVLAALPGTRLCVGLSGALTGAAAVKGGVEEAGHARRLAEARGGGVVISDEIYTHALLLATVPGDVRRSFSSRLLSPLLDYDRRHQSELVRTLGIFLDCAGSWNACAEQLHVHVNTVRYRVRRIEELTGRDLSTMADRVDFFLALRDTAPPR; encoded by the coding sequence GTGCGCATCTCCGACCTGCTGGCCATCGACGACCTGCGCCTGCGGCTGCTCGCCGGCGACCCGGCCCGCGAGTTCGGCACCGTGCACATCACGGACCTGCCCGAGCCCGGCCGCTACCTGAGCGGCGGCGAACTGGTGCTGACCGGGCTGATGTGGTGGCACGCGCCGGAGGACTCCGCCCGGTTCGTGGCCGCGCTGGCCGAGGCGGGGGTCGCCGCACTCGGCGCCGGCGAGGCGTGGCTGGGCCACGTGCCCGACGACCTGGTGGCCGCCTGCGAGCAGGCCGGGCTGCCGCTGCTGAAGGTGCCGGTCGAGGTCTCGTTCCGCACGCTGGCCGAGACGGCCGGGCACCGGCTGGCGGGCGACGTGCGCGACGCGCTCGGCCGCCACCGCCGGCTCGTCGCGGCCATCGCCGAGGGCGCCGACCTGCGCGAGCTGTTCGAGCTGACCGCCGCCGAGCTGGGCGTCACCGGGGCGGTGGTGTCCGCCTCCGGGGAGGTGATCGTCGGCGCGGCCGGCGACCCGGTACGGCTGGCCAAGGCGTACCTGACGGCGCCGCGCCTGCCGGTCAGGGTCGGCGAGCACACGATCTTCGCCGTCGGCCGCGGCCACCGCGCCGCCGGGTGGGCGCTGGCCTGCGACGGCGACCTGATGGACCGGGCCGACCTCGGCTACGAGCTGGCCGCCTGCGTCGGGCTCGAACGCAGCCGGATGGAGGAGGGGCGCAGGGTCGAGCGCCGCCTGACCGAGCAGCTCGTCGTGGCCGCGCTGGACGAGGCCGGGGTGGCGGAGCTCGACGCCAGGCTGCGGACGTGCGGGGTGGGAGCGGCGGAGCCGTACACGATCGTGAACGTCACCGCGCCCCGGCCCGGCGCCACCCGCGGGCCCGACCCCGCCACGCTCGGCGGCCAGGCCGTCGAGGAGCTGCTCGGCCGCGAGGTCGTGGCGGCGGCCGGCGCCGACGGCGCGGTCGCCGTGGTGCCGCTGCGCGAGCGCACCACCGCCGAGCTGGCCGACCGGCTGCGCGCCGGAGCCGGCGTGCTGGCCGCGCTGCCCGGCACCCGCCTGTGCGTGGGGCTCAGCGGCGCGCTGACGGGCGCCGCCGCCGTCAAGGGCGGCGTGGAGGAGGCCGGGCACGCCCGCCGGCTGGCCGAGGCCCGCGGCGGCGGGGTGGTGATCAGCGACGAGATCTACACGCACGCGCTGCTGCTGGCCACGGTGCCGGGCGACGTGCGCCGCTCGTTCTCCTCCCGGCTGCTGTCGCCGCTGCTCGACTACGACCGCAGGCACCAGTCGGAGCTGGTACGCACGCTCGGCATCTTCCTCGACTGCGCCGGCTCGTGGAACGCCTGCGCCGAGCAGCTCCACGTGCACGTCAACACCGTGCGGTACCGCGTGCG